The nucleotide window GTGGTGGCCAAATTAAGCGCGAAAAACAATACAAGCGAAAATTATGTACTCATAAATTCGCACTTTGACAGCGTGCCTGATAGTCCGGGTGCTGGTGATGATAATTCGATGGTGACAACAATGCTGGAGGTGTTGCGAGTTATCGCCAAATCAGATGGACCACTTAAACATCCAATTGTATTCCTCTTCAACGGTGCTGAAGAGAATCCACTGCAGGCATCACACGGTTTTATAACACAACATAAATGGGCCAAGAATTGCAAGTGAGTTGGATGAGtttgacaaaaaatattagtattaaTGTCTAATCACACATTTTCACCTTAGAGCCTTAATAAATTTGGATGCTGCTGGTTCAGGAGGCCGCGAATTGCTCTTCCAGTCCGGACCTGGTAATCCATGGCTCATGAACTATTATCGTCGAGTGCCACATCCTTTTGCCAACACCTTGGGCGAGGAACTGTTTCAGAATGACTTTATACCATCCGACACAGATTTTCGTATTTTCCGTGATTATGGCGGTGTACCAGGTAAGTTTTAAAGATAACGCTCTAACCACTGAGTTACAtatctaattttttcttaattatttaggTTTGGATATGGCTTATACCTACAATGGTTATGTCTATCACACGGAGTTTGATCGCTTCAACATCCTGCCGAAGGGTTCTCTACAAAATACCGGCGATAATGTCTTACACTTGGCCAGATCTATAGCTAACGCACCGGAAATGGAAAATCCAACAGTAAGTCGAAGCAAATccaattgttaaaatttatgctatctctatataaaatttttttcttgtctctctctctctcatttaGGTCAATGCTGCTGGACATGTTATTTTCTACGATTTCCTCGGTTGGTTCATACTCTTCTACTCGCTAAACACCAGCATCATCGTGAACAGTGTGGTCTGTGCGATAGCTGTTTGTGCCATAGGTGTCTCGCTCTTCTTCATGTCAGCACGTTCGGGTCTTGGCTGGTTGGCGATTATACGCCGCTATGCACTCGCATTTGCCATACAACTACTTTCACTCTCAGTGGGTGCAGCTATTGCCGTAATTATTGCATTATTTATGGATGGCGTTGGACGCTCTATGACGTGGTTTAGTCAAACATGGTTAATTTGTGGTCTCTACTTTTGTCCAATATTTTTCTGCATGGGCTTCTTTCCGGCATTGTTCTTGGAGCGTACAAAAAAGGTGAGATCTACAAGTTTTGTGTGTTTGAGGTTATAACCaacatttctttgtttttttgtttttaaggaTCTCTTGAGTTTGGGCTTCCGTATTCAACTTTTCATGCATTCACACTGTCTATTGCTAATTTTGCTAACGATCTTCCTTACCGCATTCAATGTGCGTTCGGCTTTCATGTTTATGCTTGCTGTGCTATTTGACATCGCAGCTCTGATCATTAACCTAATTACAAAATGGCATCGTAAAGGTAAGTAAATCAGATTATAAATATGGACCAAAACCGTAGATGTTCCTCGGTTACTCAAACTCTCAAAAAGCAATTCCACTCAACATAAAATCAATTGAATTCCTCTTtgactttcttttttttctccACTCATTTCTAAGGCAAATATTCGAGTGAACCCGATTCCTCTGGTAGGAAACTTAGGTCGAATATTTAgaaagaaaactataaataaatttttagatcGGTATATCAACTATGACTTCGTAAAATATAGTTCCTAACGATCTGTAGATCATAGAAAAGTCTCCACTGCCACATTAACTTAAACTCTCTCAACCGACCAGCATTGGTTGGTTTAGAAGCTTCAATAATGACTGCTGAAGACTACAAAGAATTTTAATGATCTCGTCTATAAGTTATCCCAATAAAAATTCACTGAGAAGTAATATTCATTTTTACAAAGGATTATTCATATCTGTTCGTGAACagaaaataatcatattttttacttttgagtTTTTGAGAGTAACTTTGAGAGAATATTGTGCATCTCTCACTTGTCCGAATACTTCCTACATGTCGGATCTAGTTCATGAAGGTTGTCAAATTTACTGATAACTATTTAATGAATGAAGAAGTACGGTAGAAGAAATTGCTTTCCTAGTTGGAGGCAGTAATGAAGATAAAACCTTATTGAGagattttttaataactgttgCTCCAACTTATTAAGATTGactttaattgaataattgtttttaaatatttaaaattatgttctaaaaatatcctaatttttcttaaattattacaCAGCTTATTGGTTCGCCATTGCCGTGATGATTTGCCAAGTCTTGCCGTTCATATACTATACCTCAACAGCACATGAAATTTACTTTACGATGATACCGATGATGGGACGTTCAGGTTCAGCTTCTAACCCGGATATTATTATTGCTGCTATAGCAGTCTTCTTTGGATGCCTATTCGCTGGATTCATAGTAAGTCTTATACTTAGTTcttcaaagattttttatttttaaataagaatcAAATTTTAGATGCCACTCTATATGTTCTTCCGCAAAACGCGTACGATCATGCTTTGTTTCTTGGGCGTCACAGTAGTCTTCATAATACTAGCGGTCACACCAGTTGGTTTTCCATATACACCGAAGGTCGCGGTGCAACGTTATTCGCTACTCGTGAGTACAACTTGATTTTTAAGAAgctgttattatatttataagatattGTAATCACTTAATGACAGCATGCGAAACGTGTACTACATAATGCCGATGGCAGTGAACGCCTCAATGAATCGGGCGTTTATATATATTCGCAGGACAGACGTACACACATGGCGGATGGTAAGTTCtttgattgaatttatttaattattttgaagaatttttttcactaaaaatattacAGACAACATAAAAAGTATTGGCGTAAAACATAAAGTCAGTGACATCTGTAATGATGAGCTCTACTGTGGCCTCCCCATATACAATCATCGTTGGCACAAGGCGAAGTTAGTAGCATGCGTTAAACTCACTCGCATATTTctactattttaatatttttttccccaGAGAACACAGCTTTTGGATACCCACCGATGAGGAGCCCAATATACCTGGCGAAAACCCTAAACTAACGCTGACAGCCAAAACTGATGGGGACACAGCCAATACAAGCCGTTATAGCTTTACGCTCACCGGTCCCGATCACATGACAATATTTATTGGCCCAAAAGCACCAGCTAAAATTGTTAAATGGTCTTTCAACGATACAATGATACGTGATAATTGGGAACCACCCTACTTCATCTACTACTCATATGGCAAAGATAACAGTCCATTAGATTTCTACATTGATTTGGAGGTAATCGCACTTATCTTTAATTGagtgttttcaattaaattaaattttttatttttttatttatttgcatacttGTAGACTACAAGCGTTAACGCGAACACACCAAATTTGGAAATCGGCATAGGTGGCCATTATATACATCAGACACGCATACGTACCGATGGTTATGAAAAGTTCGTGCAAAGCTTCCCGAATTATGCTTATGTATCAGACTGGCCGGCTTTCTATGAAAGTTGGCtattttaaaatgtgaaaaactgaaaaaagcttttgaaaagtcATGCTTCAAATATGCTAatcaatgtatatgtatgttgaacattattgttgttgcaccgAAAAGCATTTGTAAAGATACTCGTAATTTATGTATAGTTATTAACAagttttactaaataaaattaagaaaaaaacgatactagaattatttaaaaaaatcgagttaaGTTGTTTCATttatcaatataatatataattggtTGAGATATACATTTCTGTGACCTTAAAGAAAATCAATTCCCTTGAGAACGAAGAAATATTGCTTTGGCACATTTTTGACAGATTGAGTGGTTTTCAATAATATCGAAGTGCGAAATTTCAACTGCAGTTGAGTTAAGTTGTGAGATGTATTAGAAGCTTAAATATCTTCATCAAGCATACACGATTTTAAACTAAGTTGACTCCCCCAAACACTCAATTAAAATCTTTTCGATAGCTTGAGTTGTCATCGTCAACCAAATTTCAACTGAATTTGAGTTGTGTTGTAAACCCCATTATGAACATAGATACCTTCATTAAGCATACGCGATTTGAAACTAAGTTGAGTCTCCcaaatacataatttaaacatttttgaccAGTTGAGTTGTATTCGCCTGCCAAATTTCAACTAAAGTGAAGTTGAGTTGTAAGTCATTTACGTATACATGTTTGCATTCAACTGATATCAGCAAGCAGTCTATATTTGCTCTTACTTACATTATTGTCTTCACATCGCTCTCTCAAGAGCGTAAACAACGAAAGTGCTGCTAAAGTTAACGGGTCGTAAGAGTGTATAAATATTGTATGAGTAGTttcattcattaaaacttgaaacaaCTGATCTTGCAAAACATTTGCTGCtacataccatatacatatattactatAATTAGCAACAGTG belongs to Zeugodacus cucurbitae isolate PBARC_wt_2022May chromosome 6, idZeuCucr1.2, whole genome shotgun sequence and includes:
- the Ermp1_2 gene encoding endoplasmic reticulum metallopeptidase 1; the encoded protein is MGFKSKYHIDVDFEVPKKLNWYYAPLFTAFWLILYLAIVLTQVVRLPTPLMLNDEAAHPDSYIAERAEQILVKLGRLGPKVVGSEANEVKAVELLVGEINKVKAQMSDYFELEIDVQVVTGSYVHWTMVNMYQGVQNVVAKLSAKNNTSENYVLINSHFDSVPDSPGAGDDNSMVTTMLEVLRVIAKSDGPLKHPIVFLFNGAEENPLQASHGFITQHKWAKNCKALINLDAAGSGGRELLFQSGPGNPWLMNYYRRVPHPFANTLGEELFQNDFIPSDTDFRIFRDYGGVPGLDMAYTYNGYVYHTEFDRFNILPKGSLQNTGDNVLHLARSIANAPEMENPTVNAAGHVIFYDFLGWFILFYSLNTSIIVNSVVCAIAVCAIGVSLFFMSARSGLGWLAIIRRYALAFAIQLLSLSVGAAIAVIIALFMDGVGRSMTWFSQTWLICGLYFCPIFFCMGFFPALFLERTKKDLLSLGFRIQLFMHSHCLLLILLTIFLTAFNVRSAFMFMLAVLFDIAALIINLITKWHRKAYWFAIAVMICQVLPFIYYTSTAHEIYFTMIPMMGRSGSASNPDIIIAAIAVFFGCLFAGFIMPLYMFFRKTRTIMLCFLGVTVVFIILAVTPVGFPYTPKVAVQRYSLLHAKRVLHNADGSERLNESGVYIYSQDRRTHMADDNIKSIGVKHKVSDICNDELYCGLPIYNHRWHKAKEHSFWIPTDEEPNIPGENPKLTLTAKTDGDTANTSRYSFTLTGPDHMTIFIGPKAPAKIVKWSFNDTMIRDNWEPPYFIYYSYGKDNSPLDFYIDLETTSVNANTPNLEIGIGGHYIHQTRIRTDGYEKFVQSFPNYAYVSDWPAFYESWLF